In the genome of Nitratireductor sp. GISD-1A_MAKvit, the window TGCGGACGCCGGCCCTGATGGTGACCGCCAGTCACAATCCGCCCGATTACAACGGCATCAAGATGGTGTTGAAAGGCGCATCCGCCGCCACGCCGGACAACGCGTTCAACGGGATCGAGGAGATCATGCGCTCCGATGCGGTGCTGAAGCCGGTTGCCGACTATTCCGCACGCGGCGCCCTGCACAATGTCTGCGACCGCTACGCCTATATCGAACGCCTCCTCAACGAGGTTGCGGGACAGGACCTGAAACCGATGAAGATCGTCTGTCATGCCGGCAATGGCTGCGCAGGGCCGATCATCGACCTTCTGGAAAAACACCTGCCCTTCACCTTCATCAAGATCGACCATGAGCCCGATCCGCGCCTGCCCAATGGCGTGCCCAACCCGCTGCTGCCGGAAAAGCGTGAGAAGGCCAGCAAGGCGGTGATCGAGCATGGCGCGGATCTGGCAATCGCCTGGGACGGCGATTTCGACCGCTGCTTCCTCTACGATCACAAGGGCCGTTTCGTGGAAGGCTATTATCTGGTCGGCATGATCGCGCAGACACTGCTCGGCAAGCATCCCGGCAGCACGATCCTCTATGATCCGCGCCTCACCTGGAACACGATCGACATGGTGGAAAGCGCCGGCGGCGTGGCAAAACCCTGCCGCACGGGTCATGCCTATTTCAAAAAGATGATGCGCGAGGAAAACGCCATCTATGGCGGCGAGATGAGCGCGCACCACTATTTCCGCGATTTCGCCTATTGCGATTCAGGCATGCTGGCCTGGCTCAACGTCATTGCGGACCTTTCGGCCAGTGGCACGACCCTTGCCGAGCGGCTGGAAGAGCGCATCGCCGCCTATCCCTGCTCCGGCGAGATCAACTTCACGGTTTCGGACGCAGCCGAGGTGCAGAAGCGCATTTCAGATCATTACATGCCGAAAAATCCTCAGATCGAGAGCCAGGATGGCCTCGGCATGGTGTTCGACGA includes:
- a CDS encoding phosphomannomutase yields the protein MVTASHNPPDYNGIKMVLKGASAATPDNAFNGIEEIMRSDAVLKPVADYSARGALHNVCDRYAYIERLLNEVAGQDLKPMKIVCHAGNGCAGPIIDLLEKHLPFTFIKIDHEPDPRLPNGVPNPLLPEKREKASKAVIEHGADLAIAWDGDFDRCFLYDHKGRFVEGYYLVGMIAQTLLGKHPGSTILYDPRLTWNTIDMVESAGGVAKPCRTGHAYFKKMMREENAIYGGEMSAHHYFRDFAYCDSGMLAWLNVIADLSASGTTLAERLEERIAAYPCSGEINFTVSDAAEVQKRISDHYMPKNPQIESQDGLGMVFDDWRFNLRASNTEPLLRLNVETRADKALLKAKVDELRGMIEGAG